The sequence aataacatgtctatatgagtatgatttttttgctatatgagcatgattgatctaaaagaaaatagataaacctataaatatataaatatacttaatattaattttgacaaagaaacaattcaattataaacaattctaaatatcagcttgacaatttcaacacactaattactcattaaataaccataatgtatacatcatgataattttattttatttgatatcaaatgatagatattattgaggttttcagccatggaaaacacactatgatcaaaaagtaatgctcattaattgtacatttcaaagaaaccctaatttccatgaatgtccctaataaaatataaacaataaagttgtaaattaaaaaaaaaaataataaaatttcagttaatataagaaatagaacaaattgaagattatacaatactggaatttgaactcttagaggccattagcgaaggggcgaaactcgttagatcccctagtagaacactaccttaattgtctgaacacaaaaattgtagaaatcaaaatatgaataaattagcatcatcaacaaaaagaaaattaatggaaaaagacttaataattacgtgacaaataattattaattgaattaaaaaattaagattataagattaattcaaattattgttcatatattgattctAGAAAGAGTAAGAAAAAGAAACATCATTTCTTTGTGCCCAAACTCTTTCGGATTTTACAAACTTTTTGATATTAACAAAATTGTTGCTTTAACTTTTCATCACACTGGAAACATATTGTTTTAGCTCTATTAGACAACCATATTTTCCCTtctaaaaagttattttttttataattgaaagATGTGATGTTTGAGTAATTACATGTATCGTGTAATTGAAGATTTGATGTTCAGTAATTTACATGTTGTGTAATTGGAGATTTGATGttgagtgattttttttttgtttttatttaatgatgtttattttatttattttttatttaattttaaggagatttattttatttttattttattatatataaataaaaagtcacccatgaatttctcatagactattttatttttaagataaataaaaagtcacccacaaatttctcataaaccaagaattcggttatataggcacactttatatagaatagatatatatgaaaaattatagtaaatggccccaaatcataggagtatgttagtttatgtcctcttttcaaaaaaatatagcaaatgaccctaaatcataagactATGTTAGTCAATGtccttatttcaatttttttattattatttatttagaattagaaccaaattatttaaacattatggtatatctatattagttttgttaaaatattttttattttaaagttatgtcaattttttttaattttttatgagttgttttgggttgttggtatatagattttgttgtacggtatatttctattttgttgtatggtatattattattcttagatgatatttattttttattatgatatgtataatagtggtatataattttattagcataataaaaaatattttaatgtaccATGCTACatacatttaattattatttttatattttttgattgtatgattatttattttaaataatatttaattaatttttattttattatatacaatggtcatggtatatatattttaattgtggtatataatttggttagtatagtatacatacatatatatatgtgttagtaatttatattttttttttattattttttgtatatatgttttggtgtatggtatatgtattttttgttatacggtatataatttttttaaataatatttaagttttattttctattgtacttttgttgacatgatatataattttattagcatcctatatatttttatttttatttgttgttattattatatatatttttattgtaaggtatatattttatgttatatggtatataagttttattgtatagtatatcattttattttagataatgcatgcttagtttttattttagtatacataaaggtgatatataattttttttaataatattatattattatgttttattttttattgtaggtatatacgttttattgtatggtatatgatttttattgtctataatatattatttatatttaatatgatatttagtttctattttattgtatataaattttttggtatgtattcatattttaatggtgatatatataattttgttagcatgatatatatattttgagtattaatttagtattgttataatttctttgtggtatataattttattactacggtatattaattaactgtactacgatatatctaatactgctgtatatatttaaatgatctaatatatttatttatttttgttattatataataatatgcaatactaaaaaaattatgtaacttaattttgttattatatatattttttaaaaaatatgtgataaatctatttttataatttttattagctaatttattagatttggccattttcttaattttttaaaaagtggacatttactaacttagttactaaatttatGACCATTTTGCATCTtaaccctatatatatatatatatatatatatatatatccttaTGTTGCACAGTAAATAACCTAATGAAAACATAAGTCATTTTCAGACTTTTCCTCTTCATTTGAACAGAGAGATTTCCCTCTCAAAATATTCTAATAGTTAGTGGAAAATCAAAAGGGTTTGGTTTCGTTGCTTACGAGGACCAGAGAAGTACAAATCTTGCTGTTGGTTCGTTTTTTGTCTCCCAccatttgtttgttttttttattttttttaaaatttgtatgCATTTTGTGTGTTCTTTGTTTGTGTTTGGAGGTGTCTAATAATATGGTTTTGAGTTTTCAGATAATTTAAATGGAGCAAAGATTTTAGGGCGAACTATTAGGGTTGATCATGTTATTAAGTACTATTAGATTACTTAACAATTAGTTTGTTAGTCGGTTATTTCTGTTAAGGCATATTGTTAGAATTTAGTTAATTGGGTTGTAACTGTGAGCCAAGTCTACCTTGTTGTATTGCCTATATAAGGCTCTattctgtaacaaacagattcATTCAATACAATCACACTAGAACAAAGTATTTGCTCTGTATTTTTCTCTCTGATTTCTTGTTCTCTCACATGGTATCAGACGTAACTTTGCCATCGTCCATGGCTAGACCTTCAACAAGATCTCAGAATGGTATTCCACCACCTACTATAGATCACCCCTCATCGGACAATCCCGATGTTACTTCTTCCCCTGCAACTGGTCCCGTTGCTAACCCTCCTCAGATCGATTCAAGATCCAGATCTCACAACATCACCGACAACAACGTTGATGCCTCTGATCATCAATCTCCAAGAAACGAAGCGATACCATAACTAATCGCAGGTCCTCTGATCGCACCACCATCGATGACGCCTCAAGCCCTTTCTTCCTCAGCTCCGGTGATCATCATGGGCTGGTCCTCGTGTCCACCGTTCTCACTAGAGTCAACTACCAATCCTGGAAGCGTGGCATCATGATGGCGCTTGCTGCGAAGAACAAAATTGCGTTCATTGATGGCTCCATCCCACGGCCTGAATCTGGTAACACTCTTCTCCCATCTTGGTTGCGTTGTAACAATATGGTGATGTCCTGGTTAGTCAATTCTGTTTCACCTGAAATCGCTCAAAGTATTATGTACTTTGATCAAGCCACCGATATGTGGCAAGATATAGCTGAAAGGTTCAATGAGGGCAATGGACCTCGTGTTTTCTAGCTTCAAACCCAGCTAACTCTTCTCCAACAAGGTGACAATTCCGTCACCTCTTATTTTACGAAACTCAAATCCATATGGGATGAGCTGAAAGAATTTCAGCCTAATACTACATGTTCTTGTGGTGCAATGAAGATATTTCTTGACTATTACAATCGAAACCAAGTCTTGCAATTTCTCACTGGCTTGAACGAGTCATATGCCTCGGTTCGAGCCCAAATTGTGTTAACTGAACCACTACCGAACCTCTCTCGAGTCTTTGCTATGATAGTTCAAGAAGAGCATCAACGCACTCTCGGATCTTCAGAAAACCCACCTCTTGCCTCTTCGGTTCGCCCACCATCTACTGATCCTCCAAGAAGTAAAAAACCTCGGCCTTCTTGTTCTCACTGTGGCAAACCAGGTCACCTTGTGGATAAATGTTTTTTCCTCCATGGTTTCCCACCTGGTTATGGGGACAAAAAGAAGGCTGATAAAGGAAAGGCTCCAGCCAATCACACCTCCTCTACACCGAATGCAAATCACACAACAGCCCCCAATATCCCTGCTGATCTTACATCACAATGTCAACAATTAATATCCCTCCTCAGCCAGCAGCTCAGCCAAGCAACTCCATCTGCTGAAAATACACTAGCTGCTTCGAATATGGCCGGTAATATCATCTCTCAATTTTCTTTTGATTGGATTCTTGATAGTGGTGCCACCCACCATATGTGTTCAAATATATCTTGTTTTACATCTTTCAATAACACATCTTTTTCTAAACATGTAGTTTTACCTACTGGTGGGTTGGTACAAGTCACAAAATGTGGCACAGTTTGCATCAATAACTCTCTTGTTTTGCATAATGTCCTATATGTACCTCACTTCCGAATCAACCTCCTGTCTATCAATGATTTAGTTTCTAATACACCCTACAATGTCCTTTTTAAAACTAAGTCATGTATTATACAGGATCCTTCTCGGAAGGTGGTGATTGGGATAGCTAAGAAACATGACAAATTGTACCTCCTATCTCAAGACAAACCACTTGCTGCTGCCTCTAGTCAATCTTCTTTCGATTTATATACATCAAATGTAAACCAATGGCACAATCGCCTTGGTCATCCATCATTGTATATTTcgaattttataaataaaaaagattgacAATTCTTTCATTCCCAATTCTAATACTTTTTGTCATATATGTCATTTAGCTAAACAAAAGAGACTCCCTTTTgtctcaaataataatttagcaATGATAAATTTTGACTTAGTTCACATGGATATATGGGGACCATTCCAAATAATAAGTATAGAAGGTTATAGGTATTTTTTGACCATTGTTGATGATCATTCCCGCTTTACATGGACTTATATGCTAAAAGCAAAATCGGATGTTAAAACTATCATACCAGATTTTTTTAACATGATTTGCACTCAATTTTCCACCTCCATTAAGGCTGTCAGATCCGACAATGCCAAGAAATAAAATCTTACTTCGTTTTATGTCTCAAAGGGCATAATTCACTATCACTCATGTGTTGAAAAACCACAACAAAATTCTTTGGTTGAAAGAAAACATCAACACATACTAAACGTTGCTCGAGCTTTAAGCTTTCAATCCCATTTATTATTGACTTACTGGTCTTATCTCATATCTACGGCCACTTATCTCATCAACCGAACCCGTTGTAAACTTCTCAAAGGTCTTACATCCTTTGAAACTCTTTATAGAAAAAGTCCCAACTATGAACACCTTCGATCCTTTGGTTGCTTGGTGTTGcgatatttttatgtttattacgcaagtgtacgcaatcaagtagtatctcacgcaagtgaggtcgaaccacagggaattggattaagtactactgaactatacttatgattctattcggtaaaataataagtttgcaaatttgaaagtaaataactcagaaattaaagagaaaataaacgaagattaatccagatgagagattagggaggtgaatcctgttgttaagctaccaatgttaatacctaattgctatccttatctcaatgtgaatgacatattataaattaacctaactcttttcagatcttttaggttctaaataatatgttctctaattaacttcttaattaaatcaacacaaaatcagca is a genomic window of Cannabis sativa cultivar Pink pepper isolate KNU-18-1 chromosome 9, ASM2916894v1, whole genome shotgun sequence containing:
- the LOC133031548 gene encoding uncharacterized protein LOC133031548: MALAAKNKIAFIDGSIPRPESGNTLLPSWLRCNNMVMSWLVNSVSPEIAQSIMYFDQATDMWQDIAERFNEGNGPRIFLDYYNRNQVLQFLTGLNESYASVRAQIVLTEPLPNLSRVFAMIVQEEHQRTLGSSENPPLASSVRPPSTDPPRSKKPRPSCSHCGKPGHLVDKCFFLHGFPPGYGDKKKADKGKAPANHTSSTPNANHTTAPNIPADLTSQCQQLISLLSQQLSQATPSAENTLAASNMAVLPTGGLVQVTKCGTVCINNSLVLHNVLYDPSRKVVIGIAKKHDKLYLLSQDKPLAAASSQSSFDLYTSNVNQWHNRLGHPSLYISNFINKKD